A single genomic interval of bacterium harbors:
- a CDS encoding DUF2283 domain-containing protein: MKVIYDPETDTLSFVLKDNPVAESDELREGVIVDYDYDGKIVSIEVLDASEHVAEPRGVVYELKEVKTTI; the protein is encoded by the coding sequence ATGAAAGTTATATATGACCCGGAAACAGATACTCTGAGCTTTGTTCTCAAAGATAACCCTGTAGCAGAGAGTGATGAATTACGAGAAGGTGTGATTGTGGACTATGACTACGATGGGAAAATAGTCTCAATTGAAGTCCTGGATGCGTCAGAGCATGTAGCTGAACCAAGAGGTGTAGTATACGAACTTAAGGAAGTAAAGACAACAATTTGA
- a CDS encoding PorV/PorQ family protein, with protein sequence MMPYILLFLITSFSKADGIFLIISPGARQVAMGSAFTGIADDATAMYYNPGGLAFSEDVNIGFMNPSSLLLGHPAWLPGLYSGMKHAYIGGLVPLPIGRGSLGIGYTYLSTGETIGIDSVGNEIGRWETYDYALILSYGEKVTQNLGVGVSLKYIYSFLAPDEVIWLVLHQKHGRTAKTFAFDWGMLYKTSIPGLSVGISYQNLGSEGLSYVGAGILDTIPSLVRAGLGFSAIPLLKKNLPPFILDLNFSVDLVKSLVGEKHKIWYSGGAEITLENKFSLRGGYFYDKEGKRVGITYGCGMTIRSFQIDIASDADIYDFPTSNWRAQVNFKPFHLIERKTKEND encoded by the coding sequence ATGATGCCGTATATTTTACTTTTTCTTATAACTTCTTTTAGTAAAGCAGATGGGATTTTTCTTATAATATCTCCGGGTGCGAGGCAAGTAGCAATGGGTTCGGCGTTTACTGGGATTGCAGATGATGCTACTGCCATGTATTATAATCCTGGAGGGCTTGCTTTCTCTGAGGATGTAAATATTGGATTTATGAATCCGAGTTCACTTTTGCTTGGGCATCCAGCATGGCTTCCAGGGCTATATTCTGGGATGAAACATGCATACATTGGGGGACTTGTTCCTCTTCCTATTGGGAGAGGAAGTCTTGGCATTGGATATACCTATCTTAGCACAGGTGAGACGATAGGGATAGATAGCGTTGGCAATGAAATTGGACGATGGGAAACTTATGATTATGCACTAATTCTTTCTTATGGAGAGAAGGTTACCCAAAACTTAGGGGTAGGTGTGTCTTTAAAATACATTTATAGCTTTTTAGCACCCGACGAGGTTATATGGCTTGTTCTCCACCAAAAACATGGAAGAACTGCAAAGACTTTTGCATTTGACTGGGGGATGCTTTATAAAACTTCTATCCCAGGTTTATCTGTAGGAATATCATACCAAAACCTGGGCTCTGAAGGATTATCTTATGTTGGGGCTGGGATTTTAGACACAATTCCATCTCTTGTTCGGGCAGGTCTTGGCTTTAGTGCTATTCCGTTATTAAAGAAAAATCTACCTCCCTTTATCTTAGACCTGAATTTTTCAGTTGATTTAGTTAAAAGTTTAGTAGGTGAAAAACATAAAATTTGGTATAGTGGAGGAGCTGAGATTACACTTGAGAATAAATTTTCGCTGAGAGGTGGCTATTTCTATGATAAGGAAGGGAAACGTGTTGGCATAACTTATGGTTGTGGAATGACTATTCGTTCTTTTCAAATTGATATAGCAAGTGATGCTGATATCTACGATTTTCCTACTTCTAATTGGAGAGCGCAGGTCAATTTTAAGCCTTTCCATCTTATAGAAAGGAAAACGAAAGAAAATGATTGA
- a CDS encoding lactate utilization protein: MDTKDPYKKFKYSVNPMLVKDIKKWYKEIEINKLIEALKNKNYDAFYTDTKDKALKLVMDIIPKGATVGLGGSMTVAETGILKALQEGDYTLYNQYKPGLTPDEATEMRAKGLTAEYYVTGTNALTLDGQLINLDGVGNRVSAITYGPKKVIIVVGINKIVNSVEEGVNRVKNYAAVLNSKRLNLDTPCVKTGKCEDCDVPARICNYLLITQRQRVKGRVTVVIVGEELGF, encoded by the coding sequence TTGGACACTAAAGACCCTTATAAAAAGTTCAAGTATTCAGTTAATCCGATGCTTGTCAAAGACATTAAGAAGTGGTATAAAGAAATTGAAATCAATAAACTTATTGAGGCTTTGAAGAATAAAAATTACGATGCCTTCTATACAGATACAAAAGATAAAGCACTTAAATTAGTTATGGACATTATCCCAAAAGGTGCGACGGTTGGGTTAGGTGGCTCAATGACAGTCGCAGAAACTGGAATACTTAAAGCATTGCAAGAAGGAGATTATACACTTTATAATCAATACAAGCCCGGACTTACACCTGATGAAGCTACCGAAATGCGGGCAAAAGGGTTAACTGCTGAGTATTATGTTACTGGAACAAATGCGTTAACTTTAGATGGCCAGCTGATAAACTTGGATGGAGTCGGAAATAGGGTATCTGCTATTACTTATGGACCGAAAAAAGTCATAATTGTAGTCGGTATAAATAAGATTGTAAATTCAGTTGAAGAAGGTGTAAACCGGGTAAAAAATTACGCCGCTGTCTTAAATAGTAAAAGACTTAACCTTGATACTCCCTGTGTTAAGACAGGTAAATGCGAAGATTGTGATGTTCCTGCCAGAATCTGTAACTATCTACTAATTACCCAACGCCAGCGAGTTAAAGGACGAGTGACTGTTGTTATTGTTGGTGAAGAATTAGGATTTTAA